cttttaaagattttatttatttatttatttattttaaaagattttatttatttatttgacagacagagatgacaagtaggcagagaggcaggcagagagaaaggaggaagcagattccccgctgagcagagagccaatgtggggctcgatcccaagaccctgagatcatgacccgagtggaaggcagaggctttaacccactgagccacccaggtgccccttatttatttttttgacagagacaaatcacaagtaggcaaagaggcaggcagagagagaggggaaacaggctccccactgagcagagagcctgatgcagggcttgatcccaggaccctgagatcatgacctgagccaaaggcaaaggcttaaccctctgagccacccaggcaccccaataaataaaatcttaaaaaaaaaaaaaaaagaaagaaagaaaagaaagcagttttGGACAGATGCTCTCCAAGAGTCTTTGAGGGTTTGAAATGCTGCTGAGAAATTGGCTTTAGGGTCTAGGTTCTAGAAGGACTGGGGAAGTGTTTAAGACAGACACCCACAGGGTAGGAGTGAGATGTGAGGAAGAGAAGCGAGGTTTTCTCACCTGATAAGGCGACTCTGTCTCAGTGATGCGCTGTTTCCTGGTCActgttggggggttggggggtagcgCAGAATGCAGAGTTAAGGCGGTGAACTGGGATCCTTTTGCTGCTACAAAATCAGCCCTTCCATCATTGTCCCTTTGGCTGGTTGTGACTTGGGAGCTTACCCCTCCCTCAGAGAGTCCAGGCTATCCCCTCCAGCCCCACTCACCCTCCACAGCCCCTCGCCCCCGAGGGAAGAGCCGGCCCAAGGAGTACACAGCCAAGGCAATGAGGAGGGTCAGCACCAGGTCCCCCAGCACAATCCCCGCCAGCACCCCGGGACTCATCACAGAGCAGTTGCATCCTGAGAATGTGAGACAGGGGTTGGGGGTTGTCACTGGGGGCTGGGAACTGGGAGGATGTGTCAACAGGGGAAGGTTTGGAGAGCTTAGGGAACAGACAGAGATGGGGAGCTCtttgggaggtagggagggggACTACAGAGTCTAGGCCTACCGTCCTGTGCCTGGACAGAGCTGAAAcctgaggagagaaaaagaaggtaaatTGAGGGAGGGAGTTGTGACTGGAGGGTGGGTGCAGAAGCTGGGGAGGATGGGTCCCGAGAGCCAGGAGATAAGAGTGGAAAGCCGTGTCTGGTGGGACCTGTGGGCCAGCGTCAAGGTCACTGACTGTGTTACTTCTACCCCGACTTATCCTGTTGCAACACCAGTAGAGTCCCTCCACCCCGCTGCTATCAGAGGCCACATCTTGGGGTCTCAGGTTCTGAGAGACAGCCATAAGTTTTGGGGGGCTGGGACTCTGCTTTCCCCCATCTCGCTTTTTGGTTCTCTCTCtaccctgctccctgctctgccccaagCTGAGCCCAGGGACTCGGGAGGTGGCTCTGATAGCCCCCAACTCACCACCCACAGTCAGAAGAAGAGGCAGGAACAGGAGCCTGGTGGAAGGTCCAAGGACCCCCATGACGCAGGCAACACCGCTGGACATAGGAGTCCAAGCGCCAGTGGGATGTGGTGTTGCCTCCAAGTGAAGGAGGAAGTCTGAGGTGGGCggtggcaggagggaggaggagacagtagaggaggagggacagagacagatagCGCCAGGAAGAAACAGGCCAAGACACCCCCAGGGGGCCATGCTGTAGCCCCTAACCACTGGACATAAAAGGGGAAAGGGTCCATGTGCCCAATCGGGGGCCAGCCATCAGTGTACCAGGAAGTTAGTAGCTATGACTGAAGCCACCTTTGCCTCTTCCTGGCTGGGCAACCTTAAACAAGTCatctaacctctctgggcctcagtttccttatctgtaaaataaggagtAAAATAGTGCCTATTTTGTAGGGGTTTGTGGGGAGCGAATGGATTAATGTCTCTAGAACAGGGTCTGACGCTTGTCAGCTTTTTATAAGCACCAGCTATAATTATTTGATAATCAGAACTTTGTGATGTTTATAGGATATTAAGAGAGCCCTCAGGATATGGGCACTAATAAGCTGCAGGCATTCTGTCCTAAGGTGTTAACCCTTTTAATCCCACAGCAGCCATCTGAGGTTAGACGCTCTTGTCATCGTCATCCCCACTGTACAGAAAGGTGCAGACACTTGCCCAAATAAATTTGGTAAGGAAACACAGGACACAAAGACAGATATTTGACccttagagagaaggaaaaaagagccaAGAGGAAAGATACGGAAGGAGAAAGGGGTGGCGAGGCCaagaagagagagggatagaCAGGGACACAGATATAGACAGCACAGACACAGGATTGGGGGTTTGGAAGGAGGCGAGTGGGGGACAACATGCAGACCACTGGGCTGGGCTATGCTGCACCACCGAACGAGGAAGTAGCGGGAAGTGAGGACGGAGGGAAGGTGACCCAGGAGGAGACAGGGACTTCAGCTGGGGCTGGCTAGGAGGAACCTGAGGTTAGGGCACTGGGGGGATGGGCCCAAGGCAGgaagctcccctcccccatcggGGCGTCACACCCCATAGCTCCCTGGGCCTGGTCtcaggagagaaaaggggaaactgGATGCCTGTCATGGGACAGATTCTGAGTGGCCCTTCCTGGTGGGGGGATTTGGAAGTCAGAGGAGGGCCAGGGCCCAGTCAGAGGCAGCACTGGCTGCCAACAGCCACGAGCACCCAGGCCTGGCCCAGTCTGGTCACTAAAGAAACAacatccccaccaccaccaccaccaggcctGCAGTGGGTGCAGAGAGAACAGGCCCCAGAGGGCCTCGAGATGGCGGAAGCTGAATAAGCCTCCTGGCTTTCAGAGAGCAAGGCAAGCTCTGAGCCTGGAAGGGCTTCATCTGATTCCAGCACTCAGTGCTCTCGAGCTCACtctggctgggctgggggagcagACTGCGGGGGGGGCACGGCTGCTGTGGTCCAATTTTATAGTGAGGATTTTGTGAGGTCTATCAGAGTAATGTCGGCCTGGCATGTTCTATCTGCTCAGTGACTCTTAATCACCGTCCTCCTCATTACTGTTATTGTTAGTATTTCAAGTCTCTAGTTCTGGGCTCACCTTGATAACCAACCTCCCTCAACCCCTCAGACTCGGCCTCCCGGTCTGGTCCTCCCGACTCCAGCCAGGCCCAAGCTGTCCCCAGAAATAGCCAGTACACTCGTGCACCAACCAATTAAGCAAATGTGGCCATACAGCCGGGTCTGGGTCTTGGAGCCCCCCACCTTTTAGTGGCTGAGATGTGGGGAAGTCTGAGGTATCCCAAAGGAACATCCCAAAGGTGGCAGATATCTGGGgtaagggtgggggtgggggtgggagggggtgggctcTTTACCagctaaaaataaagtattaaatatgTTAGCAACTGGTACGACTATACTGGTACAGAGCACAGAACACTGATCCAGGCTGGTCAGCCTGGGCTCTCCGTGGGTGGATGGGCCATTGGATGAAAAAAGGGTGAGATGGAGGGCACCCAGCTGACTGGGAGACACCCCTcacccagtgtcaggctccaggAAGTAGGGCTGCTTCACCTCCCCATGAGATCTGTGAAGTGTCTTAATCTGTCCTGGCAAGCAGCCCAAGAGTTGGGCAAGGCCCAGGCTGACTCTGCCAGAAAGCAGGCAATGTGGTGAGCCTGTGACAAGCCCGTCTCTGTGGAAGCGACAGCCCCTccctactctccctgcttctacTTTTGCCCCCTACAACCCATCCTCCCCATAGTGGTCAGGGGAGGCTTTTTGAAAAGTCAGAGAACCAATTTTTTAAGTGGCTAAAAATTGTGAACAGATACATCACAGAAGAGAGACCCGGATGGCCAATAAGCATGCGCGAAAgcattcaacatcattagtcattagggaaatacgaattaaaaccacaatgaaataccattacACACCCACTGgagtgactaaaataaaaaagactgaccCTCTCGAGTGTCCGCAGAGACGGGGAGCAATTGGAAATCTCACGCTGCTAgtggaaatggaaaacagaaccaccactttggaaaagagtttggtAGTTTCTCATAAAGGTAAATATTCCCCTACTCAGAGATCCAGCAATCCTACAGAAGCAGgcatctacccaagagaaataaaaacatatacttACATAAAGACCTGCCCATCTTTCTGTCCTCCCCTCCTACCCCTCTTTCCCTCGCTTCCCCTACTCCAACTACACTGGCCTTCTGTTTCTTAAGTCAAGTTCATtctcaccccagggcctttgtacctgctgttccccctaccTATGATGCTTTTCTCAAAGTTCAGGTAGAGTTGGCCCTTTCTCACCCTCCAGATATCAGCTCAAATGTTACACCCTCACAGAGGCCTCTCCTGCCCACCACCACTCAAGCCACCTCCCACCatcaatttcattttcttcctgtctttaTCATACCTGAAGTTCTCTGAACTGTGTGTTCCCATTTTTCCTGTCTGCTACTTTCTCTAGAATGGAACTCCATGAGAACAGGAACCTTCCTGCCTTGTTCACTGTTACATCCTcagcacagtaggtgctcagtaaatagtcTTTTAATATTGCAATAAATGGCCACCAGTAATGGGTTGGATGAAGGATGGCTCTTGAACCCTGCAAAGGTCTAAGGGATCCCAGACATGCCCACCATTTCTTTTTGAATTGATCACTTGTCAGATAAGAATACTAGTGTCTGCCAATATCCTCATGCTGCTGCTTCCATGAAATTTTCAGCAGGGCATCTGCCCACCAAACTAGAGACTGTATTTTCTGGCTGCATTTGTGTGTAGAGTGGTCATAGAACTTTGTTCTGGCTGATGAGCAATGTGGGAATAAATGAGCAATTTAGAAGTCCTAACCTTTGCGGACGGATGTAATCCACTCTTCCTGATTTCCTCATTCCCTGGAATTTGAATGTAGGAATCTTAGAACAAGTAGATGAGGGCAACATCATCaaaatgaaagagggagaagacagaagaggcCTCAGTGCCTTTTGCTTTGACAAAGAACGTGGTGGAAGGGCCCTAACATTCTTGAACACATCCCCTTTGCTGTTTAAGTTAGTTAGTGCTTCTACTGTTTGCAGTGAAGAACAAGACTGCCTCATCCGGGTCAGGCGTAACCTTGGTTTAATGACCAGAGCCAGGAGGTGGGTGTAGGGAGCCTCTACTTGTGGAAGGAGTCCTAAGACAGTCACAGTGCGGGCAGTTGTAAGCCAGGTAGCCTGCCTGGAAAAGgcacctctttcttcttctcactTTCAGATAAAATTCTGATGTGAATACCTAACTATTTCCAGATAAAATACAATGCTACATAACCACACAGGGGAGGAGAATGAGTGGGAAAGGATGGGCCCAAGTTGGATGGTTGTCGGGGGGTAGATAGACTGTAGAGGACTCCTCATACTCTTTTATGTTTCATCTTTTCAAAATtctctaaattaaaaatttcttgaggggcacctgggtggctcagtcagttaagcatctgcctgtggttCAGGTCAaggtttcagggtcctggcaggctagctgctcagcagggtgtctgcttcgctctctccctctccctctgtgctctctctctctcaaagaaataataaaatctttttaaaagggaggggtacctgcgtggctcagtcagtagaatgtTTGCCTtaagctcagggcatgatcttggggtcttgggatcaagccccatgccaggctctctgctcagtggggagtctgcctctgcctctccctctgtgctctctctctctctctctcaaataaaaaaaataaaaattgaaaaacaaattctctatttttcttgTGGTGAAGATTACATGGCTGTATGCACTTGTCAAAACTCACAAAACAACATACTAAAAAGGATGTATTTTACTCTATGTAAAttctacctgaaaaaaaaaaaactgttttttgtttttttttaagattttatttatttatttatttgtcagggatagagggagagagagcgagtgagcacaggcagacagagaggcaggcagagggagaagcaggctccctgccgagcaaggagcccgatgtgggactcgatcccagaacgctgggatcatgacctaagccgaaggcagccgcttaaccaactgagccacccaggcgtcccaaaaaaaactgttttaaagaGATGAAAATTGTAAGCACCAAAAGAACTAGTAAAGAGGTTTCATGATGTCTTTATTTCCTACCAGTTGCAATGTTAACAAGTAAACAGATGTTTCCCACTTTGACTTCTGGGAAAATGCTGGCAAATACTGACTTGCAAGGTGAATGAAGCAGGATCCCGATGATGGGCATTGTTTTCTCCCCTTCTATTAAAACAGAATTTGTAATTGGGTGTCTGGTCTCCTAGCCAAGGCTATGTTTCTCAGCCTCTTTGGAGGCCAGTGAAGCCTTGTCACTGACTTCTGACCAGTGGAACGTGGGAAGAAACAACTTCCAGGTTATGTCCCTAGAGGCAAAGATGTGGgctccctttctctgtccttcctcttGGCAGGAACATGACCCTGACACTGGGCATGGACAGACATCCTAGACCACAACAACTGActttttatttgtgaaatgaaggtctttaaaatataattagagCAATGATCCATGGGTATATTAACTGTGGTTCATCTATGTCATAAATGCAGTCATTATAAATGAATTAGAATTCTTTAAGCTCATTTGAAGGGATTTTAATTGAGAAAAGTAAGGTAGAGAGAAGAGAATATAGTATGAGGCTAAACAGTGACCAAAAGAATCCCTTGTAAACATGCAGATATATGTTTGCATATTGAGAGGTGATGCATAAAGTTGTGGAAGGAGACACCTCAGGCTGCCACCATTGGTAACACTGGTGACCTGGGTCAGGATAGGAGATCGGGGAGGATAAGAGGAAAACAGGGTTGCAACTGAAAGAAATAGATGATAACAATAATGTATATAACAAGATGCTTTTTATATCAAATTATGCATGTAAAATTGTGTTTATCCACACAGCATAAACTGAATGACATTCAAGAGAATATCAACAGTGGAATCTCTGGGTGGCGagatttaggttgtttctgttttctttatttttaaaatttctgtttttacagggagtattttttctaagattttattcatttatttgacagacagagatcacaagtaggcagagaggcaggcagagagaggaagggaagcaggccccctgcagagcagagagcccgatgcagggcttgatcccaggcccctgggatcatgaccagagctgaaggcagaggctttaacccactgagccacccaggcgtcccatacagGGAGTATTTTTAACTTGtatagtcattaaaaaatattttaatttcagaaaacacAACAAATACATAAAGGCAAATTTGCAGggggataaaaagacaggacttCTGCTGCCAGTAATGGTGGTCTAAAAAACCAGAAAGCACCATTTCActgaggaacaaatgaaaatgcaggATGAAATATACGGGAAGAGTTACTCTAAGTAGCAAAGCACTGGTAAGAGGGTAAGGAAATATTACCCcaaatccaaaataaaacaagagaggaACCCAGAGCGCAAATGCCTTCGGAAGAAATGCTTTCACATTGTTCTAAGGGCATTTTCCAATCCAGAAGACAGTTTGGGACTAGAGAGGCAGAAGTaaatgcccagacccagagacggGAGAGTCTGAACATAAGCTCTTCATTTTAAGCTGGGATCTGAATGCTGTTGCACTCAAGGTAAGAGTGAGCTCGAAGTCAGGTAGCCTTCATGTGAACTAATAGCTTATCCTTATATGCCCTAAGCCAGGTAAACCTAGGTCTTGTCCTGGATTAATATCTCCTCTGGAGTAATGTACAACTGTATTTAGTCTTCAAAGTCTTCCTACAAGTCTAAGACAACATGAACAAGAATAAGCAGAATCAATAGATATGACAATGTACATGCAAATACTTCAGATTTCTGACCATATCATATACACAAGTTTTCGTCCTGCCCctttttgtaaattatttgtaTGAACCCGGAACGAGCACCTATATTCCCTTCAACTGTTCATCTGTGACCTGACCTTGCTGTTAGACCTCTGCTCTTTGCCCTGGAAAGGAACCAAGGAGACAACCGTCACTCTACAGAGggtaaaataaatcagacaccAAAgctaagatttcatttctcagtTCACCTATGCTAAGAAAGAGCTGTGGGGTGAGTCcgtttcccctttcttcttcccactgCCTGGAATGCGGATGTGGTGGGAGCCATCTTGGACCATGAAGGTCAGGCTGTTCCCCAAGTGATGGCAAAACCATAGGTTAAAGCAGCCTGGATCTCTGATACCATGAAGCCCTGGACTGTTTATACTTGGTTTATtggtgagagagaaataaacttctactTTGTTTAAACCACTGTTATTTAGAATTCCGTAATAGGGTTCATATCCTGCTAACCTATGTCCTATCTAAGTGCTTGTTACCCATGAGCGATTTCTCCTGTTTCTAAAACTCCCTTAGAAATAtcagtcttggggcgcctgggtggctcagtaggttaaagcctctgcttcagctctggtcatgatcccagggttctgggatcgagccccgcatctggctttctgctcagcagggagcctgcctctccctctctctgtgcctgcctctctgcctacttgtgatctctgtctgtcaaacaaataaataaaatcttaaaaaaaaatcagtcttacTGGGTTTGTAATATTATATCCTCTGAAGTTTTTGAACTTTTATTCACTCAtgcatgtattcatttattcaacactaTCTGTCCAGGCCCCTAGATGGGTGAAAGACATGTAATGATGAACAAAactgccctcacagagcttacaTCCTATGTGGAGGGAGACAGGCAATAGacaagaaaactaaataaataaaactttcctaTTTTCAGAGATACCACGTTCTAAAATGTGCAGCAGAGACTGGCTAATTTGTCACTAAAATGGCTTCCCTTTGCTCCTTTGCACACAGCTGGACATTTCCCATCATCCCTTGCAGTCAGGTATGTGAGCCAACAGCACGTGAGCAAATGCGTTTCATTGGACCTCCGGGTGTCACCCTAAAAACCTCCCACTTGTGACCCTCACTTCTTTCAACAACCACTATTAGAGaggatggggggggcgggg
The genomic region above belongs to Neovison vison isolate M4711 chromosome 7, ASM_NN_V1, whole genome shotgun sequence and contains:
- the LOC122911575 gene encoding TYRO protein tyrosine kinase-binding protein isoform X2 produces the protein MSSGVACVMGVLGPSTRLLFLPLLLTVGGFSSVQAQDGCNCSVMSPGVLAGIVLGDLVLTLLIALAVYSLGRLFPRGRGAVEAKGSQFTALTLHSALPPNPPTVTRKQRITETESPYQELQGQRSDVYSDLNTQRPYYK
- the LOC122911575 gene encoding TYRO protein tyrosine kinase-binding protein isoform X3, translating into MSSGVACVMGVLGPSTRLLFLPLLLTVGGFSSVQAQDGCNCSVMSPGVLAGIVLGDLVLTLLIALAVYSLGRLFPRGRGAVEVTRKQRITETESPYQELQGQRSDVYSDLNTQRPYYK
- the LOC122911575 gene encoding TYRO protein tyrosine kinase-binding protein isoform X1, which produces MSSGVACVMGVLGPSTRLLFLPLLLTVGGFSSVQAQDGCNCSVMSPGVLAGIVLGDLVLTLLIALAVYSLGRLFPRGRGAVEAAKGSQFTALTLHSALPPNPPTVTRKQRITETESPYQELQGQRSDVYSDLNTQRPYYK